ATCCAATGTAGACGAgaaccaacacaaacatcagtgagttGTTGTTAATAGGCTGAACCATGAAAAGACAGCAGTGTGGTCCTCTAAGCCGTTGTGTGTCCAGTACACTGTGTGtgagtacagtgtgtgtttgtgttgcaggcCACTGTTGTTTCAGACCAGCGAGCTGATAGCCAGCAGTCCAGCGGTGGGTGACCTGATCCCCTACAGCACCCTGCTGCACTTCCTCTTCAACAGAGCCCCATCTGAGCTCAAGTCGCCCCACCaggtgtgtacacacacacacacacacacacacacacacacacacacacacacacacacacacacacacacacacacacacacacacagtaacttaGGACTGAGCCCAGATAGAAGCAGGCTGACTACAGTGTAATCcatgatgatttaaaaatcatttgTGTCTAGACTAAAAGAGCTCTCTCCcccacagagagcagagtggTCCGTCGCCCGGTACTCCCAGTGGATGCAAGATCATCCCTCAGAGAGAGACCGGCTCACCCTCATCAGGTAACCTGTCATCCTGCTTGTGTTTGCctattcagttcaattcaatttgattcaTTTCTCTGCCTTGTTGAGActggggagagggggggaagagaaaagagggcaGGAACACTTGTGTAGCTGTCAGGTGAGATGTCAtggaggctgtggctgaggggttagagcggtcgtcctctaaccagaaggttggtggttccatcccagtcttccccattccatagatgcactgtatgtgtgtgttaatgggtgaatgtaaaactgtagcGCTAGATAAATACAGACGACAGTGAGAATAATAATAGTGAGGAAATCCTGGTATTATGAATAACAGCAGCACTGATAGCAACACCAGCTGATAATGATAATACTGATAATAAATAAGTGGTAGATTCCTTTGACCGTTTGGAGGGCTGGTACATCACAGGTCTAACACACAGCTAAAGATGCCTGCAGACGTTCATCTAACAAACATGGTCATTCAGTTCATTTGGGATATTTTTAAAACCTGCATGGTTTGCATGAATGTTTACTAGGTCACAGTCTTCTTCACTGTCTTTACTGGCTTTCTGCCACATTTCACAGCACAGTGCTGCCACCTGCCTGTCAAAGGAATAGTAATGGACAAAACCACTGGTGCTCTGGGTTCACCACACATTGCAGCGATGTGTGTGTTGGGCTCTGGCTGCTGCAGAAATATGGCCGATCTACACTCAGTGCCTGGAGGCAGCTTGTAGACAAATGAATGCTTGGAGTTGCTTTCAGTCGAGCGCCTGTGCAGACTCGGCTCGCTCCGGTCACATGTATGCAAATGCAAAGCGAATACTGCGGGTCAAAGTTCACCTAAGTCTAAATCCACGCGATGCCACTCTGCGATTTCCCTCGCCCCAGGAAAaggaatgttttatttgcctcctcgctcgcacagattggaagtTAACAGGAGGCGAAGGTTCGCCCCTGATGTATCTGCGTATGTGTGAGCACTGAGCAGGCCTTTCATAAACTTAATGTGGAGTATCCATGTGTCTTGTTGAACAAACCAATCACACTGAGCCTTCTTGGGAGGGGAAAAACATGATTCCACTTATAATTAGGTTATATTAAATCTGAGGTTTATCTCCAGGACCACTGTCATGATGAATaaagtgcgcacacacactcactgtttgACTGTGGAGAACATTCAGCCTCTGGTTGTGAACTGTGGATTGTCTCTCTTTCACATTAAGGTTCCCCCTCAAAGTTAAGCTGCAGATCCtttgtcaacacaaacacacacacacacacaccccatctTCAGACTGATGCTGTCCTCCAGCTAGCGGCTGGTTTCACGTCCCTGTTTCAGCTCACTGTGAAAATCAACCTGCAGACATGagacctgctacagtttcatagTTCACTACAGTGGGCTGCTGCGGTCACAGTTGGGTTAttgtgaaaaaacacacaagagataTGTTCTGTGTTCATTTGCAAGGATAGCTGCACTTTGAAAACCATtaacacaggaaatgtgatGTCATCATATGGAGTAATATTGTGTCCTCTCTGTTCACCTCTAAGGGGCGCTCTGGAGGCCTACGTGCAGTCAGTGAGGGCTCGGCAGGGGAAGGAGTTTGCCCCAATCTATCCCATCATGCTGCAGTTGCTGCAGAGAGCCACTAGTGGGCCACAGGAGGTCAGAGCCTGAAGACTCAGTGTAGCTCTGTGTCATGTGCCTCtgtctgatgacatcacagcatgTTAGGGTGTATATGAAGGATGTGTGGCTCAGTGAACACTACATGAAGCTTCCTCTGGGCTGTAGCAGCTTaaactcttttttatttttactattgaCTAAATTAAGGGACTGTGTTGTGTAGGGATACATTATGACACTGAGACAATGAATAGTTTCTTTCACTTGAGTTTCCAGAGCTGAATCCAATAAACTTCACCATTATAAACGAACCCAATGTAACATACCACAGTTCCACAGTTATTTAAATGATCGAGCTCTGAAGCGATGAAGGTTCGAGTCACCCAGATGATTGGATACCAGTGCAATCCAAACCACTGGAGCCCAGTTTGGGTCAGAGTTCTTAGAACAGTTCATGTCTTATTTGTCAACTATTTCCACAAAcatgtgtaaaaatgtaattgtcttGTTTAAGTGTGTTTATGAATTAATGACTCTGGAGAATAAATGGGGAAATATTTGCAGTTACTTTTATTTGTACATCACTTTGTTAAAAGTATGGAtcacacgcgcgcgcacacacactcagacagacaATAATATACAGTTTACATAGGTGTCTTCAGATGGGCCATTTCCATTGGTTGGTAGGAGGCTCCTCTGTCAGCGGCTCCCATGGTTTCCACTCAGACATCTTCCTGGAAAGATTCAACTCACACTCCGCCTGCAGAtgtacacacaacacagcatttAACAACACTGATCAACTCATTATGGTATCACATGTAATAGTAATATCTGGACATTTGGGGACagttatttgttgtttaaagTGAGACATTCACAACAGATTTCATTctgttaacatttaaaataaaccaaataactGACATGTGTCTTTTAGTGGGAGTTACATGTAGCAGCAGTTAATGCAGCCCCGTCACTGTTCCCTTGACAACTTCATGACAATGGTATTCACACGTGTGTatgtacacatatacacacagttcCAGCTTATAGATTTGGCTTGGGCAGTACTCTATGCTTTTGATAATCAACACTATGAAAGAAAATGGACAGTCTTCATAGatttgtataaaaacacatccGAGTCCAAGAGAATAACCCATATAGAATGAGAGATGGACGCAGGGTGTGATCAgcatacagaaaacaaaacctaCTGAGGATTTCAGGATTGATTATTAAAAAGAATAACAAACTGAATGGGTAACACTGATCAACTGGAAAAACCTGCAcagagaagaacagaaagggCCCACGCATGAGGAGAAGAGAGTCTCCTCCCTCACACACCCGCCCCCACTCTGCCTCTGCACATTCACATCCTGCAACAGCGGCACAGTACAAAGAGTCTATTAAACTTTGTGCTGCTGCTACATCCCAGCCACAAGAACCTCGCAGCCTCCTACCTCTAAAACAAAGCCCTTTACAGGCTTCTTTTATCTGTGGTGAGTCTGCTTCCATGTCATGTAGAACAACACAAAGTGTCATCCAAGCAACAAAACATATTGccataaaaagtgtttttctctcacGTCTATCACACTCAGTTCAATTGAACTACCTCATTAAGGCACTAACAGGCCAACTGATATTACCAGAGGACACCAACAGGAACAGGGACCTACCTGGAAAATGACTTCCTCTATCTGaccacagtttattttcttctccagCTTTTCAACATCAGGCTCCTGTGAAGACAGTTTCATCATATTGAAACTCCACCATTTTCAATACTTACAAATGTTCAAATAATCCATTCTCttgcacacggacacacacacacagcccgtCACTGACCGTTTGCACGTGGCCGTACCGCTCGGTGACCAGCTGCTCCGTGTACTTCCTGTAGGCGGCATCCTGTGGCATTGTCTGCACTGACGCCAGGATCTTTGAGTAGAGAATCCTCAGACGCTGAGAGGACAAGCAGTGTCGGGTTAGTTGgttgaagaaaacacatcaactgAATCTGCCAGGGTGGGAGCCATTGACAGCTGGACACTCTGATAATgcacattattatatatatatatatataatatcaacTGCTCACCTCATGTGGATTGAGGGACACGGCGAGGCCGACCAGGCCGGTTGTCTGGAAAAGAGCCACAGGAGAGACACTTGGTGAGTCTGAGTCACACCTTCAAACTCCATTTTGTGTAACACTGTCAATATGCTTAGGCAatatgattcaaataaaaaatatttaactatCAACTAAGTGAAAATGTCCCATTATCATGTCCCTCAGGTAGATAATTCACAAAACCTTCTCACACACAATGTCAACTCAGCTGCACCAATAATTTGGAAACCTGGggcaaaaatgaataaacaatgtcCAATTAAAGTTTATTAACCATTTAAAAATAGCTCTGGGTCTGATGGAGCCTCCAAGTagctgcatgctgaagtgtctgTGTACAAGATGAGATACTGAACTTCCCCCTGACGGCAGTGTGCGACTGATGTGGGACTGATGTGTGATAAAGTGCTGCAcgcagatgcactgtatgaatgtgtgtgtgaatggatgaatggcaaaacttTACTGTAAACCGGTTTGGGTGGTCATCAAGATTAGagaagcgctatataaatacagaccatttagtTATATTAATGAACTCTAATTACCGATAGTATTATGAGTATGACATAGtattaaaatactgaaatgtaatatctatttatttatttctcttgacagaaaatgtaaaactgtagaAAGATTTGCACCTGGAAGTATAGTACAACTCATTGAACCATTGACCAAGTAACCACCACGTATGTATTGTGTTTTCTGTACCTCCTATTTAACTTTACAAAGACTTAGACACAGGCTAAACAATACTAACACTGGCTGCATTACCCTTAAGTACTGTATGTCAGTGCCAGGGAGATGGTGTGGTGCTCAATGGTTTACTTCCATGTGTCAATGAAAGGAACCATGACTGGTATCTCATAGAGATTTATGAAtataaaactgtactgtaaagatgTTTGAatggtcatcaggactagaaagGGGcctataaatacagaccattgaGCATTTATATCATCAGATCAGCTTTTCTGGTTACGTGAGCCATGAAAAAGATCCCAATAACTATAAGGACAATGGATCACACAGGGCAggtgtaaatggtaaatggttttgtattcatatagagcttttctagtcttgatgaccactcaaagctctttacagtacagttttacattcacccattcacaagGTGTGAGGGCAGATCCACACATAATGATGTTGTACTACAACAGTTCATTACAAACACGTATGTGCTACATCCGGTGTGTTTTAATGACTGTGTACCTACTGCCTCACCTCCCTCTGAATCCCTTTTGGGAATGAATGTGAATATCAGTGAGCTCAGCTTATTGGAGCGAAGCCTCAGGGCTCAATAGTAACCAGAGAAATGTGAGGGCAGCACGATCACGTGACTCTTCACCACTAATATTATTCTATAGTTGAACTGGTTATCATATATTTGACCGGCCTGGGTTTCTCTGGATAAAACCAGTTATCACAGGTCACTTTGAATTCACACGAAGTTGTTAATATTCCCATTGAAATAGATACTCAATTAAATCTACTGTACATGCGAGTTAAAAATGCATGAATACCGTAAACGTGTGTTGTTTGTCGTAGGATGCTGCCTGTTTATGACCTAAATGACAGTTGTAGGGCATTAGTAAGTATGCCGTAAAGTAAATCTTGACCATTTGCCTTTTTTCACGACAGTGCTGTAAACAGACTGTTGAGCTGACAGCAGCGACTCGgatgtaaacacagagaagtgaCCGCACTTCACTGCTCGGTGTTTCTCTTCAGCTTCCACAGGTTAGCTCAGCCGAGCTACATTAGCCaaacagctaacagctagccGTGTCACCGCGGCGTCTCGTCCCCACCGCCGCCTCCCCGCTGTGTGAGTCGCTTTACGCTGATTCCCTGTTATAAAAGGTACAATGCAGTGCAGCCGGCTAAtcaacagagctgctgctgcgtcgTTTCCGTCATTTCAAAGAAAGACATGACCTCTACTGTACCTTCTTCAGCAGACCCGCCATCCTTCTCTGCGGACACACTCCGTCTGCGATTTCCGGCCACTGCAAATGACGTCAGCGAGTTTCCGGACTTTCCGtacctctttttttcatttaatttcattttcacGAGTCTTTTCTATGGAGGATCTGATAAACAACACACGGTCCTTTCAAGAGTGTCATGTCTGGATTTTGtttaacttcaatcaatcaattacattttatttgtatagcccctgttcacaaatcacagtttgtctcatgggtCTTAACATGACATCCTCTGCCCCTAACCCTCAAGAGTATCAAAGAGGAGTTATAGTCAGTAATGGTAGAGGATGTGAGTAGGCATATGGTAAAACTTCATTATTTTACACTGAAGTCATTCATTGTATCCACATCAGGTGATGGATTGTGGATAAATCTTGCCAGTTCAACGTTTTTGTTGTCAGAACCAAGAACCAAGGAACAACAAAAATGGTAatgattatataaataaatgaatgacatTTACATAATCCTCTTTCATTTTCCATAATGTATTAATGCTTGTAAAAAGGTGGGCACACAACCTGAAAGTTTATGTTAAGATTTTCAAATATAATccaaacagagataaaaaaatatagacaAATAAATTTGTCAAATTAATACATGTGTCAATAAATCTATACAGACGCAACATAAATAAATTGCTTagatattcttttattttatttagacaTAGAATACCTGGCGCAACACACATTAGTAGcctaattaaatatatatatatatatatatatatatatatatatatatatatatatatatagaaatagtCTGTGTCCTCCTTTCCCAATAGTGATGAAATGGTCAGAAGGGACAGAGGTCATGTTACCAAATGCCTCATAGTCTTTAACCATGATCAGCTAATTATAACTTTTAATGGGCTTTCTCTGCCACAGCCGTATTGATCGTCCTATTTGCAATGGGCTTTTTAAGCtgtaacaataatataaaacacaaaagggaCAGGAATGAATACTTAATAGATACATCGGTTAAATTCCTTAAGTTTTATAAGTCTGGAATGCCTGCTTGGAATTTCCACTACTTTCCAGATTTTTATTGACTTGTATTAAGCTAAAACAAATATCAATTTATTCTTAACCTTATCAGTCTTGAGGAGGAGCGGTAATGACATTGTTCCCAGTGTTATGGACAGGCTTGGGTTGACCACAACATAAAGGGACTAGATACAATTACTCTGGTTTTAATTTTAAGTTACTTCTTTCAATTACTTTCTTTCTGTCACATTAAATATGTCCTTCTCCCTCAAATATataaagtgtccttgggtccCTTGAAAGGTACTATAAATAtgtaagttattattattattatatcaataATCGGTGATACAGTGGCCCCCTCTGTTAAGGCAGGCCCATCAGTTTGATTAGACCTGGGTGTCTTTCCTCCTGACCCactggctgcagcgttctgaggtctgtgatgtttcttttctgGCACAGGGCTTGTCTGTGGTTTCCTAGCTCTTTGATCAACCTGATGGTGAATGTTGCAATAAAAcacctgcagccaacctccactgGGCGgactattgctttccagccacgttATTCTGCCTCGGATGCCATGTTCACATACCGAAGCCCGATCCGCTCACTTGCTTCAACAGAATCCTCCCAGGATACTGTCATTTCTACAAAGTAGGCAGCACgcagggtgttggaccagagcACACTGAAATTCAACATTTGGAAGCAGTCCTTTAATCTGCTTGATTTGTCCCCAAATAAAGAGGGAACAGGCCACAACTGACCATGAAAACGTCAGATATTTATCATTTACTTTTGGGCCACTGAAAAGGGAGGAACCATGTATAAAATGAATGCAAGTCTTTGACAGTGTAtaggattttctttttagttaGTCATTGAACCCCTTGAATTAAATCTGTACATTTACGCTTCAAACTGTGGGGGTCAAATTACAGACATTGTACCAATATCCAAAGGTTATGGACCTGACTATTCTGTAACTCTTAAGTGTATTTCTATTTAGGCATTTTAGCCTCATCTTGAAAGTCACAGTGAATAAGACCAGGAGTGGTGTGAGAGAGttgaggagaaagggagaaacataCAATAAATAGTCTGGCCAGTCAGAAGCAGAACTGGGGACCTGTTGCTCACGTTGCATATGTTCAAACCATTCTGCCATTGAGTCacagtgtgtattttattttatgtggaACACAAAAAAGACTTTAGAGCAGATGGAGGTTGGAAAAGTTTAATGGCATCAAACCAGAGCAATACTATATGCACATGATCAATATTatcagttttaaaaacatctatttaaacatgtttggtGGAAAAAAGACATCTATCTACAGTGGAGTAAAAAAttcaaagtataaaaatatattacaaatCTCAAGTA
Above is a genomic segment from Hippoglossus hippoglossus isolate fHipHip1 chromosome 23, fHipHip1.pri, whole genome shotgun sequence containing:
- the ndufa5 gene encoding NADH dehydrogenase [ubiquinone] 1 alpha subcomplex subunit 5, producing the protein MAGLLKKTTGLVGLAVSLNPHERLRILYSKILASVQTMPQDAAYRKYTEQLVTERYGHVQTEPDVEKLEKKINCGQIEEVIFQAECELNLSRKMSEWKPWEPLTEEPPTNQWKWPI